From Microcystis aeruginosa NIES-2549, a single genomic window includes:
- a CDS encoding HetZ-related protein 2: protein MTTIIDELRQQWQDRLSQTEDSLTERQRDTIINWLLGEDSQRWETLDQRDLEIAKRGLVYLWQILRQRYLKVSPTRAYRNLIDRLGACVTLRQKIRTWVSLSRDRQQAVADVLQEIIQEMLNSDRYLQSQLTWIARCTNDQATRNQLLLATLEEYALRPIRNQPLLAYRFVNYLRRQSRSGITNVPRQEMIRILSDEISGDEGENNLSLLDQNAIATYEDQRTSQEAQILRVKVQESFARYLEENVSPEAVTWFNLYLGGENQDAIAKAMNIPVQRIYRLREKVGYHAIKVFALKEETGLISEWLQISPKEHNFGLTLSQWQSFYAALSPTGKSVIDGLKAGKTLEEIAGELNCKRTQVVKEWTQLYLSAQSLRTKT from the coding sequence ATGACGACAATAATCGACGAGTTAAGGCAACAATGGCAAGATCGCCTCTCTCAAACAGAGGATTCCTTAACCGAGCGCCAACGGGATACCATTATCAATTGGTTGCTCGGTGAAGATAGCCAACGTTGGGAAACTTTGGACCAGAGAGATTTAGAAATCGCTAAACGGGGATTAGTCTATCTTTGGCAAATTCTGCGGCAACGCTATCTGAAAGTTAGTCCCACCCGCGCCTATCGTAACCTGATTGATCGTCTCGGTGCTTGTGTCACTCTCCGGCAAAAAATTCGCACTTGGGTTTCCTTAAGTCGCGATCGTCAGCAAGCGGTGGCCGATGTCTTGCAAGAAATTATTCAAGAAATGTTAAATAGCGATCGCTATCTGCAATCCCAGTTAACATGGATCGCTCGTTGTACCAACGATCAAGCTACTCGCAATCAGCTGCTGTTAGCCACCCTAGAGGAATACGCCCTGCGTCCGATCCGCAATCAACCCCTGTTAGCCTATCGTTTTGTTAATTATCTCCGTCGTCAATCGAGAAGCGGTATCACTAATGTGCCGCGGCAAGAAATGATCCGGATTCTCTCCGATGAAATTAGTGGCGATGAGGGGGAAAATAACTTAAGTTTACTGGATCAAAATGCGATCGCTACCTACGAAGATCAACGCACTTCCCAAGAAGCGCAAATTCTCCGGGTAAAAGTTCAGGAGAGTTTTGCTAGGTATCTAGAGGAAAATGTTAGTCCGGAGGCGGTGACTTGGTTTAACCTCTATCTAGGGGGCGAAAACCAAGATGCGATCGCAAAGGCCATGAATATTCCCGTCCAACGGATTTATCGTCTCCGGGAAAAAGTTGGCTATCATGCGATTAAGGTTTTTGCCCTCAAGGAAGAGACAGGATTAATCAGTGAATGGTTACAAATCAGCCCCAAAGAGCATAATTTTGGCTTAACTCTCAGTCAATGGCAAAGTTTCTATGCTGCCCTTTCTCCCACGGGTAAAAGCGTTATCGATGGCTTAAAAGCGGGTAAAACCCTTGAGGAAATCGCTGGCGAATTAAACTGTAAACGCACACAAGTGGTCAAAGAATGGACGCAACTTTATCTAAGCGCTCAAAGTCTCAGGACAAAAACCTAA
- a CDS encoding helix-turn-helix domain-containing protein, protein MEKAYRYRFYPTPD, encoded by the coding sequence ATGGAGAAAGCCTATCGCTACCGATTTTACCCAACACCCGACTAG
- a CDS encoding iron-containing alcohol dehydrogenase family protein, with translation MSNAVAVLPLLIAPAQVIRGDNALEESTGKLADLGKRPLVVGGDRNLAFLSSPLKNLTPSYHSYAPDCSENSLAYLKASVKSHEADFIIGVGGGKALDTAKLLAHQCHLPIATIPTSAATCAAWTALSNVYSDAGAFLYDLSLARCPDLLILDYGIIQTAPKRTLIAGIGDAIAKWYEASVSSGHSTETLIIAAVQQARVLRDILFQKSPAALENIGGEDWKQVVDATVLLAGVIGGLGGANCRTVAAHAIHNGLTHIPACHHALHGEKVAYGILAQLRLEEIVLGNQLAVSARGQLIQFYEQIGLPKSLEDLGLRDVSLAQLRHAAAIACQPNSDIHRLPFTVSPEQVMAAMVSTTTADTIGQKVKAN, from the coding sequence ATGTCCAATGCTGTCGCTGTTTTGCCCCTGTTAATCGCCCCCGCACAAGTGATTCGGGGTGACAATGCCCTAGAAGAATCCACCGGCAAGTTAGCGGATTTGGGTAAACGTCCCCTGGTGGTGGGCGGCGATCGCAATTTAGCTTTTTTGTCATCTCCCCTGAAAAATCTCACTCCTAGCTATCACAGTTATGCCCCCGATTGTTCGGAAAATTCCCTAGCATATTTAAAGGCATCTGTCAAGAGTCATGAGGCAGATTTTATCATCGGTGTGGGTGGCGGCAAAGCCCTCGATACGGCCAAATTACTCGCCCATCAGTGCCATTTGCCGATCGCCACGATTCCCACCTCCGCCGCTACCTGTGCCGCTTGGACAGCCCTATCTAACGTCTATTCCGATGCGGGGGCGTTTCTTTACGATCTGTCCCTAGCCCGTTGCCCGGATTTATTAATTCTCGATTACGGTATTATCCAAACTGCCCCGAAAAGAACCTTAATCGCTGGTATTGGCGATGCGATCGCTAAATGGTACGAAGCTTCCGTCAGTAGCGGTCATTCCACAGAAACCCTGATCATTGCCGCTGTCCAACAGGCCCGGGTTTTGCGGGATATCCTTTTCCAAAAATCCCCGGCAGCTCTGGAAAATATCGGCGGGGAGGACTGGAAACAGGTGGTAGATGCCACCGTTTTATTAGCCGGAGTAATTGGTGGTTTAGGGGGTGCTAATTGTCGTACCGTGGCCGCCCATGCAATTCATAATGGTTTAACCCATATTCCCGCTTGCCATCACGCGCTCCACGGGGAAAAAGTCGCCTACGGCATTCTCGCCCAATTGCGTCTAGAAGAAATAGTTTTGGGTAATCAATTAGCAGTATCGGCCCGGGGGCAACTAATCCAATTTTATGAACAAATTGGTTTACCGAAATCCCTAGAGGATTTAGGATTAAGAGATGTTTCTCTTGCCCAGTTGCGCCACGCGGCCGCAATTGCCTGTCAGCCTAATTCGGACATTCATCGTTTACCTTTTACGGTTTCCCCCGAACAAGTTATGGCGGCCATGGTTTCTACTACCACTGCCGATACAATCGGGCAGAAAGTTAAGGCTAATTAA
- a CDS encoding Ycf51 family protein has protein sequence MVYANRFHRISIIENMDIPLNFAKYTQWSGIATLVFLVLTIIAFLVGWGIRFRLVGVTSFMAVLTVGIFGLGLGLFTRTEIPGAVRFSLVYDNGANQAVISLPNTVTAEQVEATLKQAASDLFSSGRAGAGGNNQFIISARTLVHPQPGLSAPLYLGQIKKSFSAPGDNTPELQLFPESFAKISQ, from the coding sequence ATGGTTTATGCTAACCGTTTTCATAGAATTAGTATTATAGAAAATATGGACATTCCCCTGAACTTCGCCAAATACACCCAATGGTCTGGTATTGCCACGCTGGTTTTTTTGGTACTTACGATTATCGCTTTTCTCGTCGGTTGGGGAATCCGCTTTCGTCTCGTCGGCGTCACTAGCTTTATGGCCGTGTTGACGGTCGGGATTTTCGGTCTTGGGTTGGGACTGTTTACCCGTACCGAAATTCCGGGAGCGGTGAGATTCTCCCTTGTCTATGATAACGGAGCTAATCAAGCTGTTATCTCCCTGCCCAATACTGTTACTGCCGAGCAAGTGGAAGCAACCCTAAAACAAGCCGCTAGTGACTTGTTTTCCTCCGGTCGCGCCGGTGCTGGCGGTAATAATCAATTTATCATTAGCGCTCGCACTCTCGTTCATCCTCAGCCCGGTTTATCTGCTCCTTTGTACTTGGGACAGATTAAAAAATCCTTCTCCGCCCCGGGGGATAATACACCTGAACTACAGCTTTTTCCCGAAAGTTTCGCTAAAATTAGCCAATAA
- a CDS encoding 7-carboxy-7-deazaguanine synthase QueE yields MKTVSINHCTYPVVETFHSVQGEGFWTGSNAFFLRLGGCDVYCPWCDQKESWNAHRYPQQSLGELVEMAKGANPAMVVITGGEPLMHNLDPLTKELKNQGLRVHLETSGAHPFTGVFDWVTFSPKTYKMPDPTIYARVNELKIVVANPEDLDWAAMQESKLSEGVIKYLQPEWNKVESKELVFNYVLQHPQWRLSLQTHKFLGVR; encoded by the coding sequence ATGAAAACGGTTAGCATAAACCATTGTACCTATCCTGTGGTCGAAACTTTCCATTCCGTGCAGGGCGAAGGCTTTTGGACGGGAAGCAATGCTTTTTTCCTCCGTTTGGGAGGTTGCGATGTCTATTGCCCTTGGTGCGACCAAAAAGAGTCTTGGAATGCCCACCGTTATCCCCAACAATCCCTAGGGGAATTGGTTGAGATGGCAAAAGGGGCTAACCCCGCTATGGTGGTGATTACCGGGGGTGAACCTTTAATGCACAATCTTGATCCTTTGACCAAGGAATTAAAAAATCAGGGTTTACGGGTACATTTAGAAACTTCTGGCGCTCATCCTTTTACTGGGGTTTTCGATTGGGTGACTTTTTCTCCTAAAACCTATAAAATGCCCGATCCTACTATTTATGCACGGGTAAATGAGTTAAAAATTGTCGTGGCTAATCCAGAGGATTTAGACTGGGCAGCTATGCAGGAAAGTAAGTTATCGGAAGGGGTGATTAAATATCTACAACCTGAATGGAATAAAGTAGAAAGCAAAGAGTTAGTCTTTAATTATGTTCTCCAGCATCCCCAATGGCGCCTCAGTCTCCAAACCCATAAGTTTTTAGGTGTCCGCTAG
- a CDS encoding aspartyl protease encodes MIEGRFGENGQIYFDIDLVSPNGLVLPVEAMLDTGFTEFCVMNDQDARSLEWPFLNQDKLRTAQGEAFFDIYLGRVRIDGQEYEIPVFAGEAIQEILLGSRWLKQFILVANYQQAQVTLG; translated from the coding sequence ATGATTGAAGGGAGATTTGGAGAAAATGGTCAAATTTATTTTGATATCGATTTAGTCAGCCCTAATGGTCTGGTGTTACCTGTAGAAGCTATGCTAGATACTGGTTTCACGGAGTTTTGTGTTATGAATGACCAAGATGCTCGCAGTCTTGAATGGCCATTTTTAAACCAAGATAAGTTACGCACCGCTCAAGGAGAAGCATTTTTTGATATATATTTAGGCAGAGTAAGAATTGATGGTCAGGAATACGAAATTCCCGTCTTTGCAGGGGAGGCAATTCAGGAGATTTTGTTAGGTTCGCGGTGGCTAAAACAATTTATCTTAGTAGCTAATTATCAACAAGCACAGGTGACATTAGGATAA
- the queC gene encoding 7-cyano-7-deazaguanine synthase QueC, whose product MTKKAIILLSGGLDSATTAAIALEAGYQLIALSFRYGQRHERELAAAKKIANFLEIKEHHLIEVNLSLWGGSALTDQSIAIPQEGINPNIIPITYVPGRNTVFISIALSLAEAREAEAIYLGINAVDYSGYPDCRPEYLEAFQTLANLSSKAGLEGKAPQLIAPLVMDSKVDIVRRAVSLGVPIADTWSCYQGEVEPCGLCDSCRIRDQALIEAGYPELATSLLKQSGKGGA is encoded by the coding sequence ATGACAAAAAAGGCGATTATTTTACTTTCTGGGGGATTAGATTCAGCGACAACAGCAGCGATCGCTCTAGAGGCTGGTTATCAATTAATCGCCCTTTCCTTTCGTTATGGACAAAGACACGAGCGGGAATTAGCGGCAGCGAAAAAAATTGCTAATTTCCTCGAAATTAAAGAACATCATCTGATCGAAGTCAATCTATCTTTGTGGGGAGGTTCCGCTTTAACGGATCAATCTATTGCTATTCCCCAAGAGGGAATTAACCCGAATATTATCCCGATTACCTATGTACCGGGGAGAAATACAGTTTTTATTTCGATCGCTCTTTCTTTAGCGGAAGCAAGGGAAGCGGAGGCGATATATTTAGGAATTAATGCGGTGGATTATTCCGGTTATCCCGATTGTCGTCCCGAGTATTTAGAGGCCTTTCAAACTTTAGCTAATTTATCATCAAAAGCGGGTTTAGAAGGGAAAGCACCCCAATTAATTGCCCCTTTGGTGATGGATAGTAAGGTAGATATCGTCCGTCGTGCTGTTAGTTTGGGGGTTCCCATTGCTGATACTTGGTCTTGTTATCAAGGAGAAGTTGAACCCTGCGGTTTATGCGATTCCTGCCGTATCAGAGATCAGGCTTTAATTGAGGCCGGTTATCCCGAATTAGCTACTTCCCTCTTGAAACAGTCAGGAAAAGGGGGAGCATAG
- a CDS encoding manganese efflux pump MntP family protein — translation MFTSLELLTTSFVAVGLAADAVAVSLTSGLMIRHIHVNKALKIALFFGGFQAIMPMIGWGIGLTCRDFLASFDHWIAFIILGAIGSKMIYEAVQNDDEEKKFNPLDSYTLIGLAIATSIDALVVGLGLSMIKTPLLLACTVIGFITFVLCFIAVFIGHKFGNLFSQKVEILGGLVLILIGGKILIEHLIA, via the coding sequence ATGTTTACTTCACTCGAACTTTTAACCACTTCCTTTGTTGCCGTGGGATTAGCCGCCGATGCCGTGGCCGTTTCTCTAACCAGTGGCCTGATGATTCGTCATATTCATGTTAATAAGGCTTTGAAAATTGCTTTGTTTTTTGGGGGATTTCAAGCAATTATGCCGATGATTGGTTGGGGTATTGGTCTAACCTGTCGCGATTTTCTTGCCTCTTTTGATCACTGGATCGCTTTTATTATTCTAGGGGCGATCGGCAGTAAAATGATCTACGAAGCTGTTCAAAATGATGACGAGGAAAAAAAATTTAATCCTCTAGATTCCTATACTTTAATCGGATTAGCGATCGCTACTAGCATCGATGCTTTAGTAGTTGGTTTGGGTTTATCGATGATTAAAACTCCCTTACTTTTAGCTTGCACTGTCATTGGTTTTATTACCTTTGTTTTATGTTTTATAGCTGTTTTTATCGGGCATAAATTCGGTAATTTATTTAGCCAAAAGGTGGAAATTCTCGGCGGTTTAGTTTTAATATTAATCGGCGGTAAAATCCTCATTGAACATTTAATCGCCTAG
- a CDS encoding branched-chain amino acid ABC transporter permease, whose translation MADFFNTYGFLIVSMIFGAILGISIYLPLMAGQLSLATPGFYALGGYVAAILSTKVFTNTGSNYPLALVFLEMLIAGMIAGILAIVLGIPVLRLRGIYLAIATIAWVEILRIIALNLEITGGAVGIFAIPQPFTTQLAYLWLALPLLLLTMLFLYRLENIKIGRAFNAIRADELAAAAMGINPTYHKVLSFTFGAVLAAVVGAVSAHFLNTWNSRQGTFDSSIIFLAFVLIGGSRTFVGPVVGGIVLTALPEVLRALGGVNGLPIWLGNFLRDGRLIIFGILIVLGTIFYPQGLITPELIKKLMPFKRRSSLSQVDS comes from the coding sequence ATGGCTGATTTTTTTAACACCTATGGTTTTTTAATTGTTTCAATGATCTTTGGAGCCATATTAGGCATTTCAATTTATCTGCCCTTAATGGCCGGTCAATTATCCTTAGCAACCCCCGGTTTTTACGCTTTAGGTGGTTATGTTGCCGCCATTCTTTCCACGAAAGTTTTTACTAATACTGGTAGCAATTATCCCCTGGCTTTGGTCTTTTTAGAAATGTTAATTGCTGGCATGATTGCGGGAATATTAGCCATAGTTTTAGGTATTCCTGTTCTACGTTTGCGAGGGATTTATTTAGCTATTGCCACGATTGCCTGGGTAGAAATTTTGAGAATTATTGCCCTTAATCTCGAGATAACTGGCGGTGCGGTTGGTATTTTCGCCATTCCCCAACCCTTCACCACTCAATTAGCCTACCTTTGGCTGGCCTTGCCCCTCTTATTGCTAACTATGCTGTTTCTCTACCGGTTAGAAAACATCAAAATTGGTCGGGCATTTAATGCCATTCGTGCCGATGAGTTGGCGGCTGCGGCCATGGGAATTAATCCCACCTATCACAAGGTTTTATCCTTCACTTTCGGGGCAGTTTTAGCGGCAGTTGTGGGAGCGGTAAGCGCCCATTTTCTCAATACTTGGAATTCCCGTCAGGGAACCTTTGATTCTAGTATTATTTTCTTGGCTTTTGTTTTAATTGGTGGTTCCAGAACTTTTGTCGGGCCGGTGGTGGGGGGCATTGTTTTAACTGCTTTGCCCGAAGTTTTACGCGCCCTCGGCGGCGTGAATGGTTTACCAATTTGGTTGGGGAATTTCTTGCGCGATGGTCGTTTGATTATCTTTGGAATTTTAATCGTTTTGGGAACGATTTTTTATCCCCAAGGCTTAATTACACCTGAATTAATCAAAAAACTAATGCCCTTTAAAAGACGTTCCTCTCTTAGTCAAGTTGATTCCTAA